Part of the Desulfobacterales bacterium genome is shown below.
AGGTATGAATCCGATCCTGCCATTACCCATCATCTGGCACAGTTTGTCAGTCGTCAGCAATCCGGGGAACAGGGGGGCATGGAGCTGCCCACCGCCATTTTGTTCAACGGCGGTGTGATGAAGGCCGCGCCTGCCAGAAAACGGGTTCTGGATGTCGTGTCATCGTGGATGGAACCCGGCAGCACCACGGCCGTTCGTGAGATCGAATCCAGGAATCTTGATCTTGCCGTAGCCAGGGGAGCGGCGTATTACGGATTGACCCGGAGAGGGGAGGGAATCAGAATTCGCGGTGGCCTGGGCCGGTCCTATTATATCGGTGTGGCCGCGTCTCTGCCGGCAGTTCCGGGGATGCCCGTTCCCATGAAAGCCCTGTGCGTGGCGCCATTCGGTATGGAGGAAGGCACCACCGCTACAGTGGAAACCCAGGCCTTCGTGCTCGTGGTGGGAGAACCGGTTAAATTCGATTTTCTGGGATCGTCCACCCGTCATGATGATCATATCGGAACGGTGGTTGAGGACTGGGAAGGCGGGATTGAGGAAATTACCACACTGGAAACCACCCTGGAAGGAGAATATGGCACGGTGATACCCGTGAGCCTTGAAATCAAGGTTACCGGGGTCGGTACGCTTGAATTGTGGTGCGTTTCCGGAGAAGACGGTCAGCGGTGGCACCTGGAATTTAATGTAAGGGAGAAAGAGTCCGTTGGAGCTTAAAGACAAGCGTTACATCGTAGGCATCGATCTGGGAACGACCAATTCAGCGGTATCGTATGTGGACCTTCAGGTAGAGAAAGGAAAAGCTCCGCAGATCCGGATATTCAATATCCCCCAGCTGACCGGCGCCGGTGAAGTGTCCGGGCTTCCGGTGCTGCCCTCGTTTCTTTATATTCCGGGGCTCTATGATATATCCCGTGAAGCGGTCATCAAACAGTGGGACACAGGGGATGACAATTTTGTCGGGGCATTTGCCCGGGACCACGGCGCAAAAGTGCCGGCCCGGCTGGTATCCTCATCCAAGAGCTGGCTCTGTCACTCCAGAGTCGACCGCAGGGCTAAAATCCTTCCGTGGGGTTCGGGTGAAGAGGTGGCCAAGGTATCCCCGGTACAGGCGAGCGCCAGTTTTTTAAATCATATTCGAAATGCCTGGAATGCGGATAAGGGAGAGGATGACGATCTGTACCTGGAAAATCAGGTCGTTATCATTACGGTACCCGCCTCGTTTGACGAGGTCGCCCGTGATCTGACCGTTGAAGCGGCATACCAGGCCGGGTTAACCCATATCACGCTTCTGGAAGAGCCGTTGGCGGCATTTTACAGCTGGCTGATCCGGCATGAACATAACTGGAGCGATTTTGTCCAGCCGGGCGAGTTGATTCTGGTCTGCGATGTCGGCGGCGGCACCACGGACTTTACCCTCATCACCTTGAGGGAAGTGGATGGAACTCCCCGGTTTGAACGAATCGCCGTCGGGGACCATCTGATACTCGGTGGTGACAATGTAGACCTTGCCCTTGCCAGACGCATTGAAATGCGCTTTCAGCAGAAAAAATTTTCCGTCAGCGGAGATAAGTGGAAATCGCTTTGCCACCAGTGCCGGCAGGCCAAGGAACTGCTGCTGGATGGACGGGCCCAGTCTGCAAGAATTACGCTGATGGGCGAAGGCAGCCGATTGATCGCCGGAACGCTTTCGGCGGATCTGGATCGAAAAGAAGTGCAGGATGCGGTTGTGGAGGGGTTTTTCCCGCTGATCGATACAGCCGGCGCAATGAACACGCCGGCAAAAAAGGGGATCACTGAATTCGGACTTCCCTATGAGCCCGAACCCGCGGTTACCCTTCATCTGGGAAAATTTCTCGAGAAACACGGGGAAAATGTCAAACAGGTGCTGGGCAAAGAGCAATATGCCCCGGATCTGATCCTTTTCAACGGGGGATCGTTGAAGCCGGATGTCATTCAGGACCGGATCCGCGAAGCCATCCGATACTGGTTTAAGGAAGATAACCCCGGGATCCCGCGGGTCCTTGAAAATCCGGACCCGGATCTGTCCGTGGCACTGGGCGCTTCCTATTACGGACTGGTTAAAACCGGACGCGGTGTCCGGGTCGGCAGCGGCAGTGCCAGGGCCTATTACCTGGGCGTATCCGTAAAAGGAGATACCGCGGATCAGCGTCAGGCCATGTGTCTGATCGAAAGGGGACTGGAAGAGGGGTCGGACATCGAGCTCAAAGACAAAAAGTTTGAAGTGCTGGCCAATCAGCCGGTACATTTTGAAATTTACAGTTCCAGTTATCGCAGCGGCGATAGATGCGGCGATCTGGTGACAGTGGATGATACCCTGACAGCGCTGCCTCCGATTCAGACCGTGATCACCTACGGGAAAAAAGGGGCTGAAGCGTCCATTCCGGTTCACGTGGAAGCCAGTTACACGGAAATCGGCACCCTGGCTATCTGGTGCCGGTCACTGACAAGTTCTCATCGCTGGAAACTCCAGTTTCAATTGAGAGATAAAACGTCCGCGGCAGAGGTGGCGGAACAGGAAATTTTTGACACCTCTCTGGTAGAGGCTGTCCGTTGCCGAGTCCGGGATGCATTCAGCGGAAACGGCGATAAAAATTGTCTGAACAACCTGGCCAGGGATATTGTCGATATCGTTCAGCGCCCCAAAGATAAATGGCCGCTGGGCCTGATCCGTTCGATTGCCGATGAGCTGGTCGACCGGATTGATGCGCGAAAACTTTCTCCGGACCATGAAAGCCGGTGGTTGAATTTAGCCGGATTCTGCATCAGACCCGGATTTGGAGATGGTTTTGATGACTATCGCATCAAGCAGATCTGGAAAATGTATAAGGGCGGTGTCTGCTTTAAAAACAATGCTCAGTCCCGCTCGGAGTGGTGGATCATGTGGAGAAGAATTGCCGGCGGACTGACATCCGGGCAGCAGAGACAATTTCTTCAGGACCTGACACCGGCGATAATGCCTAAAAAAGGGACAAAAGTCAGAATCGCACCTCAGGAGCGCCTTGAAATATGGATGGCGGTGGCCAATATGGAACGGCTCATGGTAAAGGACAAGATCAAATGGGGTCGTCAGCTTCTGGATGAAATCAGGCCAAAAAAATGTATGCCCCAGGAGTTCTGGGCATTATCCCGACTGGGGGCCAGGGAGCTGTTGTATGGTCCGGCAGATCGGGTGATTTCACCAAAGGAAGCCTCCATGTGGACCGAAAAGCTGCTGAAGGAACCCTGGCGGAACCTGAATCCGGTTGGCGCTGCCGTATCCCAGATTGCCCGGAAAACCGGTGACCGCGTAAGGGACGTTGACCCTTCCGTATTGGAGCAAATCATTGAATGGATGAACCGGAACGGAATTTCGGAGAATCAAATCCGGTTGGTCAGAGACGTGGTTCATATGGAAAGACAGGAGCAAATCGCTATTTTTGGAGAATCCCTGCCATCGGGAATCGTGCTGCATGCCGGGGAAGATAGCTGATAGCCCTCACCCCTCTTTTTTTAAAAACCGGCTGTATTTCTCAATGTTCTGAGACGCCAAAAGAAGAAAAAATCCGCGGCAAAAACTATCCGCGCCAATTATGACCGGAGTGGATCTGGCTGAAAAAGTGATGTCTATCCGACCGGATATTCCGGTAATTTTGTATACCGGATACAGCGATCGGCTGATTCAACAGACAGCCCTGAAAGCCGGCATAAAAAAAATACTCCTGAAACTGTTTGTCATCCGGGAAATAGGGGGAGCGGTCCGGGAAACTCTGGATGCGGTGAAACGGAAAAGCTGAAGGCTCAGCCCCTGTCTTTCCACCAGCGGAACATCCTGCCCCCCACGATCTGTCCGGAAAAATAGGCGCCGATCAACACAGGGAACGTAATAAAGTGCCACCCGAGGCCTGTCATAAAACGCAGTCCGATCACAAAGGGAACCGGGAGGTGGACCGCCATAAACCAGGGGATGGCAAATTTTTTAACGCCTGCCCGCCAGAATCCGAACGGAAGATTCAGTATGAGCACTATCAGTGCCACGGTCCATAAATTCAGTACAGGATGTTCCATGAGTGACTTTCTGTATCAGTTTTTTGCGGTGACTATTTTTACACGATAAATAATTATTTTGCAACAGACGCCTGCAACACAGCCGGGGGGCAAGCGCAATCGGTGCCTGCCGAGGTCCTTGTGCAGCCGCAGTGAATACGGAATGAGGCGCAACGCACATGGATTTTTTACGACGCCGTCAACTCTGACACGATATCGGCCCTTTTGTACATTCCGGCATGGGTGGTATAGGCATTGGCGATAGTCGATATTTTTCTGATTTCGTCTTCATTGACTGAACGTTTCACTTTACCCGGTATCCCCGTAACCAGTGATGATGGAGGGATGACGGTGTTTTCGGTAACAACGGAACCTGCGGCCACGATGCTGTTTTTTCCGATGACGGCGCCATTCATAATCACTGCGCCCATGCCGATAACACATTGGTCCTCGATGCGGCATCCATGAATGATACACCGATGGGCGATGCTGACCTGACGTCCGATGCAAATCGGGCTCCCCGGATCGGAATGAAGCACGGACATGTCCTGAATATTTGTTTCAGGTCCGATCCTAATCCGATCACCGTCAGCCCGGATCACGCAGTTAAACCAAACGGAAGAATTTTCTCCGATGATGGTATCACCGATGATGGTGGCTGACGGAGCAATGAAAACCGTCGGATCAATCTCGGGGTTCATCCGGTTAAACGAATAGATGGGCATCGCTCACCTCTCTGTCCTTATGGTTTTTTTTGCCTCAAGCGATAGCGCGCCTCGGTCCGCCCGCAGGGCACAAGATCACAGCTTGGGGCTGTAATGGCGTTTGAGCCATCGGCTCAATCCGTCAAGTCCGGGAAAAAGAACCCGTTCGGTGATGTTCCCCTGGTCTAATTTATCGCGGATTTCCCATTTCAGCTCCGAGGGAATAATGATTTTATACCATATATCCGGGTGGTTGTTGAGCCAGTCATCATACGGGTCAATGGCGTTGGAAAATACCGAAAAAAAACCAAATTGATTGACAATGCGATCATCCACAGAAGCCGGCTCGAAAAATATGGAAAAATCATGATGGGAGAGTTCATAAAGCTCCTGAAGCGAATGCATACAATTTGCCAGCATTGGAACGGTAAATACGTTGGCGCCTTCCTGGTGAAGTTCCTGCTTGAGACAATCAGGCAGCAGCTGGTGGGCCTTGACATAATTGATGGCCCATATGGCCCCGTCGGTGTTAAATTTTTCAATGTTTGCCGTCGCAAAATGCATGGCGATAAAGGGGGAATAGGTCCAGTCCAGAAGCCGGGTTGGAAGCCCGTGATGCTGTGCGACAGAGAGCCAGTTCCAGACGGAATCGCTTTCCACGACATTGCGATACGCATATTTTTTAAAATTTCTCAGCAGATGCCGTTCAAGCTCGGAATAATCCCCGCCGAGGCGGATTAACGTAGTTTCAAGGTGATATTCGGAGTCCGAAAGTCCCCGAAAGGCATTCCTGGACCGGAATCGGCCGATCCCCGTGTCCATTGAATCATCATAGAGCTTTTCAACGAGTTCATTCCAGCTGTTGATTCGTATCTGATTCGTCATGAAAAGTCCTTATTTCGATTAATAAGAATGAATCTCATCTTCATAGCTTACCCGATTTCGTTTTTCAATGTGAAAATGAATATGGATAACTTTGCCGCAGATTTGCTCGGCAAGCCTCAAACCCT
Proteins encoded:
- a CDS encoding gamma carbonic anhydrase family protein translates to MPIYSFNRMNPEIDPTVFIAPSATIIGDTIIGENSSVWFNCVIRADGDRIRIGPETNIQDMSVLHSDPGSPICIGRQVSIAHRCIIHGCRIEDQCVIGMGAVIMNGAVIGKNSIVAAGSVVTENTVIPPSSLVTGIPGKVKRSVNEDEIRKISTIANAYTTHAGMYKRADIVSELTAS
- a CDS encoding FRG domain-containing protein translates to MTNQIRINSWNELVEKLYDDSMDTGIGRFRSRNAFRGLSDSEYHLETTLIRLGGDYSELERHLLRNFKKYAYRNVVESDSVWNWLSVAQHHGLPTRLLDWTYSPFIAMHFATANIEKFNTDGAIWAINYVKAHQLLPDCLKQELHQEGANVFTVPMLANCMHSLQELYELSHHDFSIFFEPASVDDRIVNQFGFFSVFSNAIDPYDDWLNNHPDIWYKIIIPSELKWEIRDKLDQGNITERVLFPGLDGLSRWLKRHYSPKL
- a CDS encoding hsp70 family protein, which translates into the protein MELKDKRYIVGIDLGTTNSAVSYVDLQVEKGKAPQIRIFNIPQLTGAGEVSGLPVLPSFLYIPGLYDISREAVIKQWDTGDDNFVGAFARDHGAKVPARLVSSSKSWLCHSRVDRRAKILPWGSGEEVAKVSPVQASASFLNHIRNAWNADKGEDDDLYLENQVVIITVPASFDEVARDLTVEAAYQAGLTHITLLEEPLAAFYSWLIRHEHNWSDFVQPGELILVCDVGGGTTDFTLITLREVDGTPRFERIAVGDHLILGGDNVDLALARRIEMRFQQKKFSVSGDKWKSLCHQCRQAKELLLDGRAQSARITLMGEGSRLIAGTLSADLDRKEVQDAVVEGFFPLIDTAGAMNTPAKKGITEFGLPYEPEPAVTLHLGKFLEKHGENVKQVLGKEQYAPDLILFNGGSLKPDVIQDRIREAIRYWFKEDNPGIPRVLENPDPDLSVALGASYYGLVKTGRGVRVGSGSARAYYLGVSVKGDTADQRQAMCLIERGLEEGSDIELKDKKFEVLANQPVHFEIYSSSYRSGDRCGDLVTVDDTLTALPPIQTVITYGKKGAEASIPVHVEASYTEIGTLAIWCRSLTSSHRWKLQFQLRDKTSAAEVAEQEIFDTSLVEAVRCRVRDAFSGNGDKNCLNNLARDIVDIVQRPKDKWPLGLIRSIADELVDRIDARKLSPDHESRWLNLAGFCIRPGFGDGFDDYRIKQIWKMYKGGVCFKNNAQSRSEWWIMWRRIAGGLTSGQQRQFLQDLTPAIMPKKGTKVRIAPQERLEIWMAVANMERLMVKDKIKWGRQLLDEIRPKKCMPQEFWALSRLGARELLYGPADRVISPKEASMWTEKLLKEPWRNLNPVGAAVSQIARKTGDRVRDVDPSVLEQIIEWMNRNGISENQIRLVRDVVHMERQEQIAIFGESLPSGIVLHAGEDS